Proteins encoded within one genomic window of bacterium:
- a CDS encoding ABC-F family ATP-binding cassette domain-containing protein encodes MIVVSLHDIRKSFPAGGDVLTGVDWEIHSGQKIALVGRNGSGKTTLMGIVVGRMEADSGTRTLGRGVRIVEMSQIPDRSLESTLYDYVLDARRDLLDLRHRVVELAAAVAENPDDADRQERLGQAQHDLEHSGAYGLETQVERVLTGLSFPRERWRDSIARFSGGERTRAELARLLLTPADLLLLDEPTNHLDIPAVEWLEQYLIEAPFACVLVSHDRVFLERFAGRVVELVNGTLEQYDGNYLYYRAEKPKRIARRQKAYEIQQAEIARIEDFIARNLAGQKTRQAQSKRLALSKLERLERPTEDTSEIKLGFQTARRSFREVLVVKNLTRRLGGRVILDRVSFTCERNDKIGVIGPNGAGKTTLLRAIVGLDNDYDGQIRLGERVEIGYFDQHLDTLDGSGSVIDEIWNEHPSFEAGPLRSYLARFLFTGEDVFKRVADLSGGEKNRLALAKLMLTKANFLVMDEPTNHLDVAAREVLEEAIAEFDGTALIVSHDRRFLDRFATKILYVGDGNVSLSLGHYSDWAARRDAARAADSAASPEVSVSEAARDWEERKRERARTQKRERQRREIESAITALEARIAQLEAELSSETIARDWERLAALTEERARKYEEMEQWLTRLDEFIATGG; translated from the coding sequence ATGATCGTGGTCTCCCTGCACGATATCCGCAAGTCGTTCCCCGCCGGCGGCGATGTCCTCACCGGCGTCGATTGGGAAATCCACTCCGGCCAGAAGATCGCTTTGGTGGGACGCAACGGCTCCGGCAAGACCACGCTGATGGGCATTGTCGTCGGGCGTATGGAGGCGGATTCCGGCACGCGCACGCTCGGACGCGGTGTGCGCATTGTCGAGATGAGCCAGATTCCGGACCGCTCGCTGGAATCGACGCTCTACGACTATGTGCTCGATGCCCGCCGCGATCTGTTGGACCTGCGGCACCGCGTTGTCGAACTGGCGGCGGCGGTCGCTGAAAATCCCGATGACGCCGACCGTCAGGAGCGACTGGGACAGGCGCAGCACGATCTGGAGCACTCCGGCGCCTATGGGCTCGAGACGCAGGTCGAGCGGGTGCTGACCGGGCTCTCCTTTCCGCGCGAGCGCTGGCGCGACTCGATTGCACGCTTCTCCGGCGGCGAGCGCACCCGCGCCGAACTGGCGCGGCTGCTTCTGACGCCGGCCGATCTGTTGTTGCTCGACGAGCCGACCAATCACCTCGACATCCCGGCGGTCGAATGGCTGGAACAGTATCTGATCGAGGCGCCCTTTGCCTGCGTGCTGGTCTCGCATGACCGTGTCTTCCTCGAGCGCTTCGCCGGACGGGTGGTGGAACTGGTCAACGGCACGTTGGAACAGTATGACGGCAACTACCTCTACTACCGCGCCGAGAAGCCGAAACGGATCGCGCGGCGGCAGAAGGCCTACGAGATTCAGCAGGCCGAGATCGCCCGCATCGAGGATTTCATCGCCCGCAATCTCGCCGGGCAGAAGACCCGTCAGGCGCAGTCGAAACGGCTGGCGCTCTCCAAGCTCGAACGGTTGGAGAGGCCCACCGAGGATACGAGCGAGATCAAGCTGGGCTTTCAGACCGCGCGACGCTCCTTCCGCGAGGTGCTGGTGGTCAAAAATCTGACGCGACGGCTGGGCGGACGCGTCATCCTTGACCGCGTGAGTTTCACTTGCGAGCGCAACGATAAGATCGGCGTGATTGGTCCCAACGGCGCGGGGAAGACCACGCTGTTGCGGGCCATTGTCGGGCTCGACAACGACTACGATGGGCAGATACGGTTGGGCGAGCGGGTCGAGATCGGCTATTTCGACCAGCACTTGGACACGCTCGACGGCTCCGGCAGCGTGATCGATGAAATCTGGAATGAGCATCCCAGCTTCGAGGCGGGGCCGTTGCGTTCCTATCTGGCGCGCTTCCTCTTCACCGGCGAGGATGTCTTCAAACGCGTCGCCGATCTCTCAGGCGGCGAGAAGAACCGTTTGGCGCTGGCCAAACTGATGCTGACCAAGGCGAACTTCCTGGTCATGGATGAGCCGACCAACCACCTCGATGTCGCCGCGCGCGAGGTGCTCGAGGAGGCGATCGCCGAGTTCGACGGCACCGCGCTGATCGTCAGCCACGATCGCCGCTTTCTCGACCGCTTCGCGACCAAGATTCTCTACGTCGGCGACGGGAACGTGTCGCTGTCGCTGGGGCACTATTCCGACTGGGCGGCGCGACGCGATGCGGCGCGGGCCGCCGATTCCGCCGCGTCGCCGGAGGTGTCGGTTTCCGAGGCGGCGCGCGACTGGGAAGAACGCAAGCGCGAACGCGCCCGCACGCAGAAGCGCGAACGCCAACGGCGCGAAATCGAATCCGCCATCACGGCGCTGGAAGCACGCATCGCGCAACTTGAGGCGGAACTATCCAGCGAGACCATCGCCCGCGACTGGGAGCGTCTGGCGGCGCTCACCGAGGAACGCGCCAGGAAATACGAAGAGATGGAGCAGTG
- a CDS encoding BatA domain-containing protein, producing MNFLNSAFLAGLAAAIVPLLIHLLNRRKVKTVEFSSVMFLRDLRKSRMRRLELRRWLLLAVRTLIITCAVLAFARPALQGDSLSSLGGRARTTAVIALDQSASMAMETPNGTAFERAQRRVREIGSLFGEGDELIALPFSGAVTPRPEPPSAAIGPLVDRLAASEAGYGATDATGALNAALAAMASGANLNKELYLVTDRRREAFLRTAVDTSLLTRVRPTVYLVDVADEEESFDLGVTDVQLASQLLEPHSPFAVTATVKNHTARNVDRLVASLFLDGRRVAQEELNLGPEGTTSISLSGSVDAPGVHAGFVEISPDDNPRDNRRHFAVTIPDQIRVLLASDYPSGRRAGALALAPQPGAGQRLLIDEVDTPELVRRNLFDYDVVLITEWRLPDRLTVEQLARFVRGGGGVFVAPAFDADTTAWNMLVSVPHFGLRLGLPPNPPSAERFFVWDRIDWNHPIWSVYRDVPAERIPEIRWFSVFRVEGNPGGGVVVDFSGGRPALSETRLETGKWLVSWAPINPPFTDLPLRSLFVPFMNRMVEYLAADLSERRGDFLVDEPVVREPARGIFANATVEIIRPDGALARPGLETAGTRTRITYAGGDIPGVYTITANGKPIDAFSVNVDPHEMDAALMDRDELARRWPGLPIRWIEPGQTVKDAVTQTRYGTELRPLFLWLTAAFFFLEMYLARTRKRDMAVDASEALPPAVGAPTHG from the coding sequence ATGAATTTTCTCAATTCGGCATTTCTGGCGGGGCTGGCCGCGGCGATTGTGCCGCTGCTGATTCATTTGCTCAACCGCCGCAAGGTCAAGACCGTCGAGTTCTCGTCGGTGATGTTCCTGCGCGATCTGCGCAAGTCGCGGATGCGCCGTCTGGAATTGCGCCGCTGGCTTTTGTTGGCCGTGCGCACGCTCATCATCACCTGCGCGGTGCTGGCGTTTGCGCGTCCGGCGTTGCAGGGGGACAGTCTGTCGTCGCTGGGCGGACGGGCCCGCACCACGGCGGTGATCGCGCTGGACCAGTCGGCCTCAATGGCGATGGAGACCCCGAACGGCACAGCGTTCGAGCGCGCCCAACGGCGGGTGCGCGAGATCGGATCGCTCTTCGGCGAGGGGGATGAGTTGATCGCCCTGCCGTTTTCCGGCGCGGTTACGCCCCGTCCCGAGCCGCCGAGCGCGGCCATTGGCCCCCTGGTCGACCGTCTGGCCGCCAGCGAGGCCGGGTACGGCGCCACCGACGCCACCGGCGCGCTCAACGCCGCGCTGGCGGCGATGGCTTCGGGCGCCAATCTGAACAAGGAACTCTATCTGGTCACCGACCGCCGGCGCGAGGCCTTCCTCCGCACCGCCGTCGACACCTCGCTCTTGACGCGCGTCCGGCCCACCGTCTATCTGGTCGACGTGGCCGACGAGGAGGAGTCGTTCGATCTCGGCGTAACCGATGTGCAGTTGGCCAGCCAACTTCTGGAGCCGCATTCGCCGTTCGCCGTGACCGCCACGGTCAAGAATCACACGGCGCGCAACGTCGATCGTCTCGTCGCCAGTCTCTTCCTCGATGGCCGCCGGGTGGCACAGGAGGAGCTCAATCTCGGTCCCGAGGGAACCACGTCGATTTCCCTGTCGGGTTCGGTCGACGCGCCCGGAGTGCACGCCGGATTTGTCGAGATTTCGCCCGACGACAACCCGCGGGACAACCGACGCCATTTCGCGGTCACCATCCCCGACCAGATTCGTGTGCTGTTGGCGTCGGACTATCCCTCCGGACGGCGCGCCGGGGCGCTGGCGCTGGCGCCGCAGCCCGGCGCCGGTCAGCGACTTCTGATCGATGAAGTCGACACGCCGGAATTGGTGCGCAGAAACTTGTTCGATTACGACGTCGTGCTGATCACCGAATGGCGCCTGCCCGACCGCCTGACGGTCGAGCAGTTGGCGCGGTTTGTGCGCGGCGGCGGCGGCGTCTTTGTCGCGCCCGCCTTCGATGCCGACACCACCGCGTGGAACATGCTGGTGTCAGTCCCGCATTTCGGACTGCGCCTCGGCCTGCCCCCCAATCCCCCGTCGGCGGAGCGGTTCTTCGTCTGGGACCGGATTGACTGGAATCATCCGATCTGGTCGGTCTATCGCGACGTGCCCGCCGAACGCATCCCCGAGATCCGCTGGTTCTCGGTGTTCCGCGTCGAGGGCAATCCCGGCGGAGGCGTGGTGGTCGACTTTTCCGGGGGACGTCCGGCGTTGTCGGAGACGCGGCTGGAGACCGGCAAGTGGCTGGTGTCGTGGGCGCCGATCAATCCGCCGTTTACCGATCTGCCGCTGCGGTCGTTGTTTGTGCCGTTCATGAACCGCATGGTCGAGTATCTGGCCGCCGATCTGTCGGAGCGGCGCGGCGATTTCCTGGTCGATGAGCCGGTGGTGCGCGAGCCGGCGCGTGGCATCTTCGCCAACGCCACCGTCGAGATCATCCGTCCCGATGGCGCGCTGGCGCGTCCCGGCCTCGAAACCGCGGGGACCCGCACCCGCATCACCTATGCCGGCGGCGACATCCCCGGTGTCTACACGATCACCGCCAACGGCAAACCGATCGACGCGTTCAGCGTCAATGTTGATCCGCACGAGATGGACGCGGCACTGATGGACCGCGACGAGTTGGCGCGGCGCTGGCCCGGATTGCCCATCCGCTGGATCGAGCCGGGGCAGACGGTGAAAGATGCGGTGACCCAGACCCGCTACGGCACCGAACTGCGGCCGCTGTTTCTCTGGCTGACGGCGGCGTTCTTCTTCCTCGAGATGTACCTGGCGCGCACACGCAAGCGCGACATGGCGGTGGATGCCTCCGAGGCGCTGCCGCCCGCGGTCGGCGCGCCCACGCACGGCTGA